A portion of the Flavobacterium limnophilum genome contains these proteins:
- a CDS encoding SixA phosphatase family protein: MKNLILIRHAKSSWEAPLRDIDRPLEQRGIMDAHLVATNCVKYIPSTFVVWSSMAKRASETALIFAQNFLYPIESIVFKEELYTFDENQLEKVIKSCNNIFENVILFGHNAAITDFVNKFGDIYIENVPTSGFVSLEFNTDDWGKIKKGKTKKLIFPKKLK; this comes from the coding sequence ATGAAAAATCTAATCCTGATTCGCCACGCAAAATCTAGTTGGGAAGCGCCATTAAGAGACATCGATAGACCTTTGGAGCAAAGAGGGATAATGGATGCCCATCTAGTGGCCACAAATTGTGTAAAATATATCCCGTCAACTTTTGTAGTATGGAGTAGCATGGCCAAAAGAGCTTCAGAAACAGCACTTATTTTTGCCCAAAATTTTTTATATCCCATAGAAAGCATCGTTTTTAAAGAAGAACTTTATACTTTTGATGAAAATCAACTGGAAAAGGTTATTAAATCGTGTAATAATATTTTTGAAAATGTTATTCTTTTCGGGCATAATGCTGCAATTACAGATTTTGTTAATAAATTTGGAGATATTTATATTGAAAATGTTCCCACATCAGGTTTTGTATCGCTTGAATTCAACACAGATGATTGGGGAAAAATTAAAAAAGGCAAAACCAAAAAACTAATATTTCCTAAAAAATTAAAATAA
- the ppk1 gene encoding polyphosphate kinase 1 gives MHNYKYIDREKSWLTFNARVLQEAADDTVPLLDRLRFLGIFSNNLDEFFRVRFAAIRRLSLSGISGEKFLGGISAQQSVKDITDIVIQQQSESLRILNSIETKMGTENIFMVNENGISKEQEVFLKDFFIQKLSPELITIILNDLAEFPVLKDTVGYLAIKLVMKKKSEIRYAMIEIPNTINRFVVLPSTDKKQYVILLDDVIRHNLGSIFNIFDYESVSAHMIKITRDAQLDIDSDLSKSILEKIATSVKDRRIGEPVRFIYDQLIDQDTLQFFLDKMKIVSTDSIIPGGRYHNRRDYMSFPNLGRYDLLYKTNVPLPIPGLNLEGSLLEKISKKDYLLNAPYQSFSYLTKFLREAALDPKVTTIKITLYRLAKNSQIISSLINAAKNGKKVTVQIELQARFDEASNISYAEQMKTEGINLIFGIKGLKVHCKVCVIERIEEEKIRRYGFISTGNFNEQTAKIYTDVTLFTSHQQILKDITKIFDFFDINYRLYRYKHLIVSPHYTRSRFNKLIDREITNAFEGKEAFIKLKMNSLSDFEMIDKLYVASNAGVKIQLEVRGICSLIPGIPGMSENIEAISIVDNYLEHSRLYIFGNDGDPEVYISSADFMTRNLDARVEVTCPIYDPEIKQELIGNFDLGWKGNVKARYHSEKLDNKYRVRKENEPVFRAQLETYKYYQNKVEVFMDTL, from the coding sequence GTGCATAATTACAAGTATATAGATAGAGAAAAAAGTTGGTTAACCTTTAATGCGAGAGTACTTCAAGAAGCAGCAGACGATACCGTTCCATTATTAGACAGATTACGTTTTTTGGGGATTTTCTCGAATAATTTAGACGAATTTTTTAGGGTGCGATTCGCTGCCATCCGAAGATTGAGTTTGTCCGGAATATCGGGAGAAAAATTTCTTGGAGGAATTTCGGCCCAACAATCGGTCAAAGACATCACGGATATTGTTATTCAACAGCAATCCGAAAGTTTAAGAATATTAAATAGTATCGAAACCAAAATGGGAACCGAAAACATTTTCATGGTAAATGAAAATGGCATCTCGAAAGAACAAGAAGTGTTTTTGAAAGACTTTTTTATCCAAAAACTAAGTCCTGAATTGATTACCATTATACTAAATGATTTAGCCGAATTTCCGGTATTGAAAGATACCGTGGGCTACTTGGCCATTAAATTGGTAATGAAAAAAAAGTCGGAAATTCGATATGCAATGATCGAAATTCCCAATACAATAAACCGATTTGTCGTTTTGCCTTCAACAGATAAAAAGCAATACGTCATTCTACTCGATGATGTGATTAGACACAATTTGGGAAGTATTTTTAACATTTTTGATTATGAAAGTGTTTCGGCCCACATGATAAAAATTACAAGAGACGCCCAGTTGGATATCGACAGTGATTTGAGCAAAAGTATTCTGGAGAAAATAGCGACCAGTGTAAAAGACCGTAGAATAGGAGAACCGGTTCGGTTCATATACGACCAGTTGATTGACCAAGATACCCTTCAATTTTTTCTTGATAAAATGAAAATCGTTTCTACCGACAGTATCATTCCAGGTGGAAGATATCACAATAGACGTGATTACATGAGTTTTCCTAATCTAGGAAGATACGATTTATTATACAAAACCAATGTGCCATTACCCATTCCAGGATTGAATCTTGAAGGAAGCCTGTTGGAAAAAATCAGCAAAAAAGATTATTTGTTGAATGCGCCTTACCAATCGTTTTCGTACCTCACCAAGTTTTTGCGTGAAGCGGCATTAGATCCAAAAGTTACTACCATAAAGATAACTTTATATCGATTGGCCAAAAATTCGCAAATCATAAGTTCGCTTATAAATGCAGCCAAAAACGGCAAAAAAGTTACCGTTCAAATTGAATTGCAAGCCCGTTTCGATGAAGCTTCCAATATTTCTTATGCCGAGCAAATGAAAACAGAAGGAATTAATCTTATTTTTGGTATAAAAGGACTTAAAGTACATTGTAAAGTATGCGTTATCGAAAGAATTGAAGAAGAAAAAATTCGACGTTACGGTTTTATTTCCACAGGAAACTTTAATGAACAAACGGCAAAAATTTATACAGACGTAACGCTTTTTACAAGCCACCAGCAAATATTGAAGGATATTACCAAGATTTTTGATTTTTTTGACATTAATTACAGATTGTACCGATACAAACATCTAATTGTTTCGCCACATTACACCCGATCCAGATTCAACAAGCTGATTGACCGGGAAATTACAAATGCCTTTGAAGGTAAAGAAGCATTCATAAAGCTAAAAATGAACAGCTTGTCTGATTTTGAAATGATTGATAAATTATATGTGGCAAGCAATGCTGGTGTAAAAATACAACTTGAAGTTAGAGGAATATGTTCTTTGATTCCCGGTATTCCCGGAATGAGCGAAAACATCGAAGCCATAAGTATTGTCGACAATTATTTGGAACACTCCAGATTGTACATATTTGGCAATGACGGCGACCCTGAAGTTTATATTTCATCGGCTGATTTTATGACCAGAAACCTTGATGCAAGAGTAGAAGTGACTTGTCCAATTTATGATCCTGAAATCAAGCAAGAATTGATAGGCAATTTTGATTTGGGATGGAAGGGCAATGTAAAAGCTAGGTATCATTCTGAAAAATTGGATAATAAATACCGCGTTCGAAAAGAGAACGAACCCGTTTTCAGGGCACAATTGGAAACCTATAAATATTACCAAAACAAAGTAGAGGTATTTATGGATACTTTATAG
- a CDS encoding Ppx/GppA phosphatase family protein, with translation MLKIKKYAAIDIGSNAMRLLITNIVEQEGKQSQFNKNSLVRVPIRLGQDSFTVGEISQENIERMIDAMQAFRLLMKVHKVEKYLAFATSAMREAYNGKEVVEIIKEKAGINIEIIDGKKEAVIIASTDLHHLLKSDKTYLYVDVGGGSTEFSLFSDGKIVVSKSFKAGTVRLLNEMVRDVLWQEMEKWIKANTKEYDDVTLIGSGGNINKLFKMSGKLQDKPLSYIYLNSQYSFLNSLTYEQRISELGLNPDRADVIIPATQIYLNAMKWSGARNIYVPKIGLSDGIVKAMYYGKI, from the coding sequence ATGCTCAAAATAAAAAAATATGCCGCAATTGATATCGGTTCAAATGCAATGCGTTTATTAATCACCAATATTGTTGAGCAGGAAGGAAAACAATCACAATTCAACAAGAATTCCCTTGTTCGTGTGCCTATTCGTTTGGGGCAAGACTCCTTTACCGTAGGTGAAATTTCTCAAGAGAATATAGAAAGAATGATTGATGCCATGCAAGCATTCCGTCTTTTGATGAAAGTACACAAAGTCGAAAAATACTTGGCTTTTGCCACTTCGGCTATGCGGGAAGCTTACAATGGCAAAGAAGTTGTCGAAATTATTAAAGAAAAAGCAGGAATCAACATCGAAATAATTGATGGAAAAAAAGAAGCCGTAATCATTGCTTCAACAGATTTGCATCATCTTTTAAAATCCGACAAAACCTATCTATATGTTGATGTTGGTGGTGGAAGCACCGAGTTTTCTCTTTTTTCCGATGGTAAAATTGTCGTTTCCAAATCATTCAAGGCGGGTACAGTTCGTTTGTTGAACGAGATGGTGAGAGATGTCTTGTGGCAAGAAATGGAAAAATGGATTAAAGCCAATACAAAAGAGTATGACGATGTAACCCTTATCGGTTCCGGTGGAAATATCAATAAATTATTCAAAATGTCCGGGAAATTGCAGGATAAACCTTTGTCCTATATTTATTTGAATTCGCAATATTCCTTTTTGAATTCCTTGACTTACGAACAAAGAATTTCGGAATTGGGTCTGAATCCCGATCGTGCCGACGTAATCATTCCTGCAACCCAAATCTATCTCAACGCCATGAAATGGAGTGGTGCCAGAAATATTTATGTTCCAAAAATTGGACTTTCTGACGGTATCGTGAAGGCAATGTATTATGGAAAGATATAG
- a CDS encoding DNA polymerase III subunit gamma/tau: MQKAEVAQPKVEISTSNVVTSTETPKLPTTNLPEGPKFSALSLSSIRAKRELQESSKGIVKEEVHLPTEAFNETDMLLYWNKYALRLGDKGHKIMESLLMISDPKLEGTTIIHELPNEGSKLDFESQINGLLGYLRGHLHNHDIAIKIVVNESIEKKFAFTALDKFNRLNEINPNLELLKKTFDLDV, from the coding sequence TTGCAGAAGGCAGAAGTTGCACAACCAAAAGTTGAAATTAGCACTTCGAATGTAGTTACTTCAACCGAAACTCCAAAATTACCAACAACAAATCTTCCAGAAGGTCCGAAATTTTCTGCATTGTCGCTTTCGAGTATTCGTGCCAAAAGAGAATTACAAGAAAGCAGTAAAGGGATTGTAAAAGAAGAAGTTCACCTGCCTACGGAAGCTTTCAACGAAACCGACATGCTGTTGTATTGGAATAAATACGCCTTGCGTTTGGGCGATAAAGGGCACAAAATAATGGAATCCCTTTTGATGATAAGCGATCCCAAATTAGAAGGGACAACTATCATTCACGAATTGCCCAATGAAGGATCCAAGCTCGATTTTGAATCTCAAATTAACGGACTTTTAGGCTATTTGAGAGGGCATTTACACAATCACGACATCGCCATCAAAATTGTTGTCAATGAAAGTATCGAGAAAAAATTTGCTTTTACAGCTTTGGATAAATTCAACAGGTTGAATGAAATAAATCCTAATCTGGAGTTGTTGAAAAAGACATTCGATTTGGATGTTTAA
- the dnaX gene encoding DNA polymerase III subunit gamma/tau, producing the protein MEQFVVSARKYRPQTFNDVVGQKAITSTLLHAIESNHLASALLFTGPRGVGKTTCARILARKINQPGYDDPNEDFAFNVFELDAASNNSVDDIRNLIDQVRIPPQTGQYKVYIIDEVHMLSSAAFNAFLKTLEEPPKHAIFILATTEKHKIIPTILSRCQIFDFKRITVKDAKEHLAEVAFSQGVTCEDDALHIIAQKADGAMRDALSIFDRVVSYCGNNLTRQAVTENLNVLDYETYITVTDLILENKIPDLLIAFNDILAKGFDAHHFVSGLASHFRDLLVSKTPSTLSLLEVGEQAQKLYAIQCQKASQEFLLKGIEIANDCDLKYKVSQNQRLLVELCLMQLASITFDGEKKKLSNL; encoded by the coding sequence ATGGAACAATTTGTAGTATCGGCCCGTAAATATCGTCCGCAAACATTTAATGATGTTGTGGGACAAAAGGCTATTACCAGCACTTTGTTGCACGCCATAGAAAGCAATCACTTGGCTTCTGCCCTATTGTTTACAGGACCTCGTGGTGTTGGAAAAACCACTTGCGCCCGAATTTTGGCTCGAAAAATCAACCAACCTGGTTATGATGATCCGAACGAAGATTTTGCTTTCAATGTTTTCGAATTGGATGCGGCTTCCAACAATTCCGTGGATGATATCAGGAATTTAATTGACCAAGTTCGGATTCCGCCGCAAACGGGACAATACAAGGTTTATATTATTGACGAGGTTCATATGTTGTCTTCGGCAGCTTTTAATGCTTTCTTGAAAACATTGGAAGAACCGCCCAAACACGCCATTTTTATATTGGCCACGACCGAAAAACACAAAATTATTCCGACGATACTTTCTCGTTGCCAGATATTTGATTTCAAAAGAATTACCGTTAAAGATGCCAAAGAACATCTTGCCGAAGTGGCCTTTAGCCAAGGCGTAACTTGCGAAGACGACGCTTTGCATATTATTGCCCAAAAAGCCGATGGTGCGATGCGTGATGCTTTGTCTATTTTTGACCGAGTGGTTTCGTATTGTGGTAATAATTTGACCCGTCAAGCCGTTACCGAAAACTTGAACGTGCTGGATTATGAAACCTATATCACGGTAACCGACTTGATTTTGGAAAACAAAATCCCGGACTTACTGATTGCTTTCAACGATATTCTTGCCAAAGGATTTGATGCTCATCATTTCGTATCTGGATTGGCATCGCATTTCAGGGATTTATTGGTATCCAAAACTCCTTCGACATTATCCCTGTTGGAAGTTGGCGAACAAGCCCAAAAACTGTACGCCATTCAATGTCAAAAAGCATCACAAGAGTTCTTGTTGAAAGGAATAGAAATTGCCAATGATTGCGATTTGAAGTATAAAGTGAGTCAAAACCAGCGACTGCTTGTTGAACTTTGCTTGATGCAACTTGCCTCCATCACCTTTGATGGAGAAAAAAAAAAGTTGAGCAATTTATAA